One segment of Streptomyces roseifaciens DNA contains the following:
- a CDS encoding M50 family metallopeptidase: MTTLMTVLGIVVFVVGLLFSIAWHELGHLSTAKLFGIRVPQYMVGFGPTIFSRKKGETEYGIKAIPLGGYIRMIGMFPPGADGRIAARSTSPWRGMIEDARSAAFEELQPGDDSRLFYTRKPWKRVIVMFAGPFMNLVLAVVIFLGVMMSFGINTQTTTVSTVSDCVVAASAQTDKCGKGNPDSPAKAAGLKPRDKIVAFNGHRTNDWATLQKEIRKTTGPATVTVERDGVRKTLNANLISNQVQKYDGKGVPIKGQYVTAGFLGFAPATGVVPQTFGQSVDRMGDMVQSGVESLIALPSKVPDLWNAAFDGGERKADSPMGVVGAARVGGEVFNLDIPPSQQIATMLFLVAGFNLSLFLFNMLPLLPLDGGHIAGALWESVRRAFAKVFRRPDPGPFDVAKLMPVAYVVAGIFICFTLLVLIADVVNPVRLT; this comes from the coding sequence ATGACGACACTGATGACGGTCCTCGGGATAGTCGTCTTCGTGGTGGGCCTGCTCTTCTCGATCGCCTGGCACGAGCTGGGCCACCTGTCGACCGCGAAGCTCTTCGGTATCCGCGTGCCGCAGTACATGGTCGGCTTCGGGCCGACGATCTTCTCGCGGAAGAAGGGCGAGACCGAGTACGGCATCAAGGCCATCCCGCTCGGCGGCTACATCCGCATGATCGGAATGTTCCCGCCCGGCGCGGACGGCCGGATCGCCGCCCGTTCCACCTCGCCGTGGCGCGGCATGATCGAGGACGCCCGCTCGGCCGCCTTCGAGGAGCTCCAGCCCGGCGACGATTCCCGGCTCTTCTACACGCGCAAGCCGTGGAAGCGCGTCATCGTGATGTTCGCCGGGCCGTTCATGAACCTCGTCCTGGCCGTCGTGATCTTCCTCGGCGTGATGATGTCCTTCGGGATCAACACGCAGACCACGACCGTCTCCACCGTCTCCGACTGCGTCGTCGCGGCCAGCGCCCAGACGGACAAGTGCGGCAAGGGCAATCCGGACTCCCCGGCCAAGGCCGCCGGCCTCAAGCCGCGCGACAAGATCGTGGCGTTCAACGGGCACCGCACGAACGACTGGGCCACGCTCCAGAAGGAGATCCGCAAGACCACCGGCCCCGCCACGGTCACCGTCGAGCGGGACGGCGTCCGCAAGACCCTGAACGCGAACCTGATCTCCAACCAGGTCCAGAAGTACGACGGCAAGGGCGTGCCCATCAAGGGGCAGTACGTGACGGCCGGCTTCCTCGGCTTCGCGCCCGCCACGGGCGTCGTGCCGCAGACCTTCGGCCAGTCCGTCGACCGTATGGGCGACATGGTGCAGTCCGGCGTCGAGTCGCTGATCGCCCTGCCGAGCAAGGTCCCCGACCTGTGGAACGCCGCCTTCGACGGCGGCGAGCGCAAGGCGGACTCCCCGATGGGCGTCGTCGGCGCGGCGCGGGTCGGCGGCGAGGTGTTCAACCTCGACATCCCGCCGTCGCAGCAGATCGCCACCATGCTGTTCCTGGTCGCGGGCTTCAACCTGTCGCTGTTCCTGTTCAACATGCTGCCCCTGCTGCCGCTGGACGGCGGGCACATCGCCGGGGCCCTGTGGGAATCCGTACGGCGTGCCTTCGCGAAGGTGTTCCGCCGCCCCGACCCCGGTCCGTTCGACGTGGCGAAGCTGATGCCGGTCGCCTATGTGGTGGCGGGAATCTTCATCTGCTTCACTCTTCTCGTCCTCATCGCGGACGTGGTGAATCCGGTTCGGCTCACCTAG
- the ispG gene encoding flavodoxin-dependent (E)-4-hydroxy-3-methylbut-2-enyl-diphosphate synthase, translating to MTAISLGMPSVPIKLADRRVSRKIQVGSVAVGGDAPVSVQSMTTTRTSDIGATLQQIAELTASGCQIVRVACPTQDDADALPVIAKKSQIPVIADIHFQPKYVFAAIDAGCAAVRVNPGNIKQFDDKVKEIAKAASDAGTPIRIGVNAGSLDRRLLQKYGKATPEALVESALWEASLFEEHGFRDIKISVKHNDPVVMVNAYRQLAAQCDYPLHLGVTEAGPAFQGTIKSAVAFGALLSEGIGDTIRVSLSAPPAEEIKVGMQILESLGLRQRRLEIVSCPSCGRAQVDVYKLADQVSAGLEGMEVPLRVAVMGCVVNGPGEAREADLGVASGNGKGQIFVKGEVIKTVPESKIVETLIEEALKIAEQMEKDGVASGEPKISVAG from the coding sequence ATGACTGCGATTTCGCTTGGAATGCCTTCCGTTCCGATCAAGCTCGCCGACCGCCGGGTCAGCCGCAAGATCCAGGTCGGCTCCGTGGCCGTCGGAGGCGACGCGCCCGTTTCGGTGCAGTCGATGACCACGACCAGAACGTCGGACATCGGCGCCACGCTCCAGCAGATCGCGGAGCTGACGGCGTCGGGCTGCCAGATCGTGCGTGTGGCCTGCCCCACGCAGGACGACGCGGACGCGCTCCCCGTCATCGCGAAGAAGTCGCAGATCCCTGTCATCGCGGACATCCACTTCCAGCCGAAGTACGTCTTCGCCGCGATCGACGCCGGCTGCGCCGCGGTCCGTGTGAACCCGGGCAACATCAAGCAGTTCGACGACAAGGTCAAGGAGATCGCCAAGGCGGCCTCCGACGCGGGCACCCCGATCCGTATCGGCGTGAACGCGGGGTCGCTGGACCGCCGCCTGCTGCAGAAGTACGGCAAGGCGACGCCCGAGGCGCTGGTGGAGTCGGCGCTGTGGGAGGCCTCGCTCTTCGAGGAGCACGGTTTCCGCGACATCAAGATCTCGGTCAAGCACAACGACCCGGTGGTGATGGTCAATGCGTACCGTCAGCTGGCGGCGCAGTGCGACTACCCGCTGCACCTGGGCGTGACCGAGGCCGGCCCGGCGTTCCAGGGCACGATCAAGTCCGCGGTGGCGTTCGGTGCGCTGCTGTCGGAGGGCATCGGCGACACCATCCGCGTCTCGCTGTCGGCGCCGCCGGCGGAGGAGATCAAGGTCGGCATGCAGATCCTGGAGTCCCTGGGCCTGCGCCAGCGCCGCCTGGAGATCGTCTCCTGCCCGTCCTGCGGTCGTGCGCAGGTGGACGTGTACAAGCTCGCCGACCAGGTCAGCGCCGGCCTGGAGGGCATGGAGGTGCCGCTGCGCGTCGCGGTGATGGGCTGCGTCGTCAACGGTCCGGGTGAGGCCCGTGAGGCCGACCTGGGTGTCGCCTCGGGCAACGGCAAGGGGCAGATCTTCGTCAAGGGCGAGGTCATCAAGACCGTGCCGGAGTCGAAGATCGTGGAGACCCTCATCGAGGAAGCACTGAAGATCGCCGAGCAGATGGAGAAGGACGGCGTCGCCTCCGGCGAGCCCAAGATCAGCGTCGCCGGCTGA